The following are encoded in a window of Pseudomonas graminis genomic DNA:
- a CDS encoding SDR family oxidoreductase translates to MSKTQLFDLDGKIAFVSGASRGIGEAIAKLLAQQGAHVIVSSRRIDGCQQVADAIIADGGQATAIACHIGEMEQITAVFAQIREQFGRLDILVNNAATNPQFCNVLDTDLGAFQKTVDVNIRGYFFMSVEAGKLMREHGGGSIINVASINGVSPGVYQGIYSVTKAAVINMTKVFAKECAQFGIRCNALLPGLTDTKFASALVSNEKILNTALAQIPLKRVAAPSEMAGTVLYLASDASSYTTGVALNVDGGFLS, encoded by the coding sequence ATGTCCAAGACTCAACTGTTCGACCTCGACGGCAAGATCGCTTTCGTCTCGGGCGCCAGCCGTGGCATCGGCGAGGCGATCGCCAAGCTGCTGGCCCAGCAGGGTGCCCATGTCATCGTCTCGAGCCGCCGGATCGACGGCTGCCAGCAAGTGGCGGACGCGATCATTGCCGACGGCGGCCAAGCCACGGCCATCGCCTGCCACATCGGTGAAATGGAACAGATCACGGCGGTGTTCGCGCAGATCCGCGAGCAGTTTGGCCGCCTGGACATTCTGGTAAATAACGCAGCCACTAACCCGCAGTTTTGCAACGTGCTGGACACCGACCTCGGCGCGTTCCAGAAGACCGTCGACGTGAACATCCGCGGCTACTTCTTCATGTCGGTGGAGGCCGGCAAGCTGATGCGCGAACACGGCGGCGGCAGCATCATCAATGTGGCCTCGATCAACGGCGTCTCGCCGGGCGTGTATCAGGGCATCTATTCGGTGACCAAAGCAGCGGTGATCAACATGACCAAGGTTTTCGCCAAGGAATGCGCGCAATTCGGCATCCGTTGCAACGCCCTGCTGCCCGGCCTGACCGACACCAAATTTGCCTCGGCGCTGGTGAGCAACGAGAAGATCCTCAACACCGCATTGGCGCAGATTCCCCTGAAGCGGGTCGCGGCGCCGAGCGAAATGGCGGGGACGGTGCTGTACCTGGCCAGCGATGCCTCGAGCTACACGACGGGCGTGGCATTGAATGTGGACGGCGGTTTCCTGTCCTGA
- the nudC gene encoding NAD(+) diphosphatase: protein MTRPKRWTTAVLDVQAPGGWAVVQSDQGFLKDSNGVLFPREWLKRQDLSLMHEHGIGHFDGEPVYVQTLRDAQALDVEGAQWQTLRQFMLADDAEVFQMLGYAAQISTWAREHRFCGRCGQPARQVPGERAMYCPHCDLRAYPRISPSMIVLITRGDEVLLARSPRFLTGVYSTLAGFAEPGESAEDCVRREVMEEVQVRVKNIQYKGSQCWPFPHSMMLGFHAEYASGEIVPQADEIEDAQWFSIHDLPPLPASRSIARYLIDLYLAQRSGSVEPVLPGQADG, encoded by the coding sequence ATGACACGCCCGAAGCGTTGGACCACCGCCGTGCTTGATGTTCAGGCACCCGGCGGTTGGGCTGTGGTTCAGAGTGACCAGGGCTTTTTGAAGGACAGCAACGGCGTGCTGTTCCCGCGCGAGTGGCTGAAGCGGCAGGATTTGTCCTTGATGCATGAGCACGGCATTGGCCATTTTGACGGCGAACCGGTGTACGTGCAGACACTTCGAGATGCGCAGGCGTTGGATGTAGAGGGTGCGCAGTGGCAAACCCTGCGCCAGTTCATGCTCGCCGACGACGCCGAGGTGTTCCAGATGCTCGGTTACGCGGCGCAGATCAGCACCTGGGCCCGTGAACATCGTTTTTGTGGCCGTTGCGGCCAGCCGGCCCGGCAGGTGCCGGGGGAGCGGGCGATGTATTGCCCGCATTGCGATCTGCGTGCTTATCCGCGGATCTCGCCGAGCATGATCGTACTGATCACCCGCGGCGACGAAGTGCTGCTGGCGCGTTCACCGCGTTTCTTGACCGGGGTGTACAGCACGCTGGCCGGATTCGCCGAGCCCGGAGAGTCGGCCGAGGATTGCGTGCGCCGCGAGGTGATGGAAGAGGTGCAGGTGAGGGTCAAGAACATCCAGTACAAGGGCAGCCAGTGCTGGCCGTTCCCGCACTCGATGATGCTCGGCTTTCACGCCGAATACGCCAGCGGCGAGATCGTGCCCCAGGCAGACGAAATCGAAGACGCCCAGTGGTTCAGCATCCACGATCTGCCGCCGTTGCCGGCCAGTCGCTCGATTGCGCGCTATCTGATCGATCTTTACCTGGCCCAGCGCTCAGGCTCAGTTGAACCAGTGTTGCCAGGCCAGGCGGACGGTTAA
- a CDS encoding nitrite/sulfite reductase: MYVYDEYDQRIVEDRVKQFRDQTRRYLAGELSEEEFRPLRLQNGLYIQRFAPMLRVAVPYGQLASRQARMLAKIARDYDKGYAHISTRQNVQFNWPALEDIPDILAELATVQMHAIQTSGNCLRNVTTDQFAGVAADELVDPRPWCEIVRQWTTFHPEFAYLPRKFKIAINGSTSDRAAIEVHDIGLEPVKNAAGELGFRVLVGGGLGRTPVVGAFINEFLPWQDLLSYLDAILRVYNRYGRRDNKYKARIKILVKALTPEVFAEKVEAEMAHLRGGQTTLTEAEVHRVAKHFVDPDYKALTDYSAELAELDQQHPGFARWRSRNVLAHKKPGYAAVTLSLKPTGVAPGDLTDKQLDGIADLADRYSFGQLRTSHEQNIILADVEQSQLFTMWGELREQGFATPNIGLLTDIICCPGGDFCSLANAKSIPIAESIQRRFDDLDYLFDIGELDLNISGCMNACGHHHVGHIGILGVDKKGEEFYQVSLGGSASRDASLGKILGPSFAQDVMPDVIEKLINVYVEKRNEDERFIDTYQRIGIDPFKERVYAANH, encoded by the coding sequence ATGTACGTATACGACGAGTACGATCAGCGGATCGTCGAGGACCGCGTCAAGCAGTTCCGCGACCAGACCCGCCGCTATCTGGCCGGCGAGCTCAGTGAAGAAGAGTTCCGCCCGCTTCGCCTGCAAAACGGCCTCTACATTCAACGCTTCGCCCCGATGCTGCGCGTGGCTGTGCCTTACGGCCAGCTGGCGTCACGCCAGGCCCGCATGCTGGCGAAGATCGCCCGCGATTACGACAAGGGCTACGCACACATCAGTACCCGCCAGAACGTGCAGTTCAACTGGCCGGCACTCGAAGACATCCCCGACATTCTCGCCGAGCTGGCCACCGTGCAGATGCACGCGATCCAGACCAGCGGCAACTGCCTGCGCAACGTCACCACGGACCAGTTCGCCGGCGTGGCAGCCGACGAGTTGGTGGACCCGCGCCCGTGGTGTGAAATCGTCCGTCAGTGGACGACCTTTCACCCGGAATTCGCCTACCTGCCGCGCAAGTTCAAGATCGCGATCAACGGCTCGACGTCCGACCGCGCCGCCATCGAAGTGCACGACATCGGCCTGGAGCCGGTCAAGAATGCTGCCGGCGAACTGGGCTTCCGCGTGCTGGTCGGCGGCGGCCTGGGCCGCACGCCAGTGGTCGGTGCGTTCATCAATGAGTTCCTGCCGTGGCAGGACCTTTTGAGCTACCTCGACGCCATCCTGCGTGTGTACAACCGCTACGGCCGTCGGGACAACAAATACAAGGCGCGCATCAAGATTTTGGTCAAGGCGCTGACGCCTGAAGTGTTCGCCGAGAAGGTCGAGGCCGAAATGGCCCACCTGCGCGGCGGCCAGACCACGCTGACCGAGGCCGAAGTGCATCGCGTCGCCAAGCACTTCGTCGACCCGGACTACAAGGCGCTGACCGATTACAGCGCCGAACTGGCTGAGCTGGATCAACAGCACCCCGGTTTCGCCCGCTGGCGCTCGCGCAACGTCCTGGCCCATAAAAAGCCGGGTTACGCCGCGGTGACGCTGTCGCTGAAACCCACGGGTGTTGCCCCGGGCGATCTCACCGACAAGCAACTGGATGGCATCGCCGACCTGGCCGACCGCTACAGCTTCGGTCAACTGCGTACGTCCCACGAGCAGAACATAATCCTGGCCGACGTTGAGCAGAGCCAACTGTTCACGATGTGGGGCGAGCTGCGCGAGCAAGGCTTCGCGACGCCAAACATTGGCCTGCTGACGGACATCATTTGCTGCCCGGGCGGCGACTTCTGCTCGCTGGCCAACGCCAAGTCGATCCCGATTGCCGAATCGATCCAGCGCCGTTTCGACGACCTTGATTACCTGTTCGACATCGGCGAGCTGGACCTCAACATCTCCGGCTGCATGAACGCCTGCGGTCACCACCACGTTGGCCACATCGGTATTCTCGGCGTGGACAAAAAGGGCGAAGAGTTCTATCAGGTGTCGCTGGGCGGCAGCGCCAGCCGCGACGCCAGCCTGGGCAAGATCCTCGGCCCGTCGTTCGCACAGGACGTCATGCCGGATGTGATCGAGAAGCTGATCAACGTCTACGTCGAGAAACGCAACGAAGACGAGCGCTTCATCGATACCTACCAGCGTATTGGCATCGACCCTTTCAAGGAGCGCGTCTATGCAGCGAATCATTAA
- a CDS encoding DUF934 domain-containing protein → MQRIIKNNAVIDETWHLLPKDTTFDSLSNCDDLIVPLNLWREHAHALKARDGGLGVWLDSDEEAEEIGDDADQFQVIALNFPAFTDGRSYSNARLLRDRYGYKGELRAIGDVLRDQLFYLHRCGFDAFAIRADKDPYEALEGLRDFSVTYQAATDEPLPLFRRR, encoded by the coding sequence ATGCAGCGAATCATTAAGAACAACGCGGTCATCGACGAGACCTGGCACCTGCTGCCCAAGGACACGACGTTCGACAGCCTGTCCAACTGCGACGACCTGATCGTGCCGCTGAACCTGTGGCGCGAGCATGCCCATGCGCTAAAGGCCCGCGACGGCGGTCTGGGTGTCTGGCTGGACAGCGACGAGGAAGCCGAGGAAATCGGTGACGACGCGGATCAGTTCCAGGTCATCGCCCTGAACTTTCCGGCATTCACCGACGGCCGCAGCTACTCTAACGCCCGCCTGTTGCGTGACCGCTACGGTTACAAGGGCGAGCTGCGGGCGATTGGCGATGTGTTGCGCGATCAGCTGTTCTACCTGCACCGCTGCGGGTTCGACGCGTTCGCGATTCGTGCGGACAAGGACCCGTACGAAGCGCTGGAGGGTCTGAGGGACTTTTCCGTGACGTATCAAGCTGCCACCGACGAGCCGCTGCCGCTGTTCCGGCGCCGTTGA
- a CDS encoding phosphotransferase family protein: MPLTDQSTQVRSGEELDAALIDPYLKAHIPGLSASAQISQFPGGASNLTYLLKYPEQEFVLRRPPFGHKAKSAHDMGREFRILNQLRDAFPYCPKAYLHCTDENVIGAEFYVMERVKGVILRSELPAELNLDAAQTEALCKSFIDRLVELHQVDYTACGLGDLGKPQGYVERQIRGWTERYEKARTDDAPSWEKVARWLDEKKPDDHPVSSLVHNDYRFDNVILDPDNPMHIIGVLDWELTTLGDPLMDLGNSLAYWIQADDPAPVQLMRRQPSHAPGMLTRKEFVAYYAERSGIAIDNFDFYYTYGLFRLAGIVQQIYYRFFHGQTQDKRFAQFIHMNTLLERMALQVIERSSL, from the coding sequence ATGCCGCTCACCGACCAGTCCACCCAGGTTCGATCCGGCGAAGAACTCGACGCTGCGTTGATCGACCCTTACCTGAAAGCCCATATCCCCGGCCTGAGCGCCAGCGCGCAGATCAGCCAGTTTCCCGGTGGCGCGTCGAACCTGACCTATTTGCTCAAGTACCCCGAGCAGGAATTCGTCCTGCGCCGCCCGCCATTCGGTCACAAGGCGAAAAGCGCCCACGACATGGGCCGCGAATTCCGCATTCTCAATCAGTTGCGCGACGCCTTCCCTTATTGCCCCAAGGCCTATTTGCACTGCACTGACGAAAACGTGATCGGTGCCGAGTTTTACGTGATGGAGCGGGTTAAGGGCGTCATCCTGCGCTCGGAGTTGCCCGCCGAGCTGAACCTCGACGCCGCGCAAACCGAAGCCCTGTGCAAGAGCTTCATCGATCGGCTGGTCGAGCTGCATCAGGTGGATTACACCGCCTGTGGGCTGGGCGACCTGGGCAAACCCCAGGGCTATGTGGAGCGGCAGATTCGCGGCTGGACCGAGCGCTACGAGAAAGCCCGCACCGACGACGCGCCCAGCTGGGAAAAGGTCGCCCGCTGGCTGGACGAAAAAAAGCCGGACGACCATCCCGTTTCCAGTCTGGTGCACAACGATTACCGCTTCGACAACGTGATCCTCGACCCGGACAACCCGATGCATATTATCGGCGTGCTTGATTGGGAGCTGACCACGCTGGGGGATCCGCTGATGGACCTGGGCAATAGCCTGGCGTACTGGATTCAGGCGGACGACCCGGCACCGGTGCAACTGATGCGGCGTCAGCCCAGCCATGCGCCGGGCATGCTCACCCGCAAGGAGTTCGTGGCGTACTACGCCGAGCGCTCGGGCATTGCCATCGACAATTTCGACTTTTACTACACCTACGGTCTGTTCCGTCTGGCCGGCATCGTCCAGCAGATCTACTACCGCTTCTTCCACGGTCAGACCCAGGACAAGCGCTTCGCCCAGTTCATTCATATGAATACCCTGCTCGAACGCATGGCTCTGCAGGTGATTGAGCGTTCCAGCCTCTGA
- a CDS encoding Gfo/Idh/MocA family protein, with the protein MRGNSLPELGVGLIGTGFMGRAHALAFHNARTTFDLPFNLKLVALADADAARAEKCAASWGFGRSHGDWQQLVSDPSVNLVAITTPNLLHFPMAMAALEAGKAVYCEKPLAVSLEQAREMQAAALKAGVVTRVGYNYQHNPIIGLAKQMIEGGELGRIVSFQGEFSEDFMGNGLSPWSWRCEEAHAGGALADLGSHLLAMARYLLGDVDAVCADSQTVHPQRPATRGSEEQRAISIDDQTYALLRFANGARGTFGSSWLKHGYKNHLSFEIGGTEGTLSFDQERLNELRLYRAGFPGRDGFQRILAGPAQPGYASFCPAPGHQLGYNELKTLEVHELIQALGGQGSNGTDFAEAMEVERLATAIRMAAKEMRWVSISDI; encoded by the coding sequence ATGCGCGGGAATTCTCTTCCAGAACTGGGCGTCGGCCTGATTGGCACGGGCTTTATGGGTCGGGCTCATGCCCTGGCGTTTCACAACGCACGTACCACCTTCGATCTCCCCTTCAACCTCAAGCTCGTCGCGCTGGCCGATGCGGATGCTGCGCGCGCGGAAAAGTGCGCAGCCAGTTGGGGGTTCGGACGCAGTCATGGCGACTGGCAGCAGTTGGTCAGCGACCCGTCGGTCAACCTGGTAGCGATCACCACGCCGAACCTGCTGCATTTCCCCATGGCGATGGCTGCTCTTGAAGCGGGCAAAGCGGTGTACTGCGAGAAGCCGCTGGCAGTGAGTCTGGAACAGGCGCGGGAGATGCAGGCGGCAGCGCTTAAAGCCGGCGTCGTCACGAGGGTGGGCTACAACTATCAGCACAACCCGATCATCGGGCTGGCGAAGCAGATGATCGAGGGCGGCGAGCTGGGGCGGATCGTCAGTTTTCAGGGGGAGTTCAGCGAGGACTTCATGGGCAATGGGCTGTCACCGTGGTCGTGGCGCTGCGAAGAAGCCCATGCCGGCGGCGCCCTGGCGGACCTCGGCAGTCATTTGCTGGCGATGGCGCGGTACCTGCTCGGCGACGTCGACGCGGTGTGCGCGGACTCGCAAACGGTGCACCCACAACGCCCGGCCACCCGCGGCAGTGAAGAGCAACGGGCGATCAGCATCGATGACCAGACTTACGCCCTGCTGCGCTTTGCCAACGGCGCGCGTGGCACGTTCGGCAGCAGTTGGCTCAAGCATGGCTACAAAAATCATCTGAGTTTCGAAATCGGTGGCACCGAAGGCACGCTGTCGTTTGATCAAGAACGTCTTAACGAGCTGCGGCTGTACCGGGCAGGATTCCCCGGACGCGACGGGTTTCAGCGAATTCTGGCGGGGCCCGCGCAACCGGGGTATGCATCTTTCTGCCCGGCGCCGGGACATCAGCTGGGGTACAACGAGCTCAAGACGCTGGAAGTGCATGAACTGATTCAGGCGCTGGGTGGGCAGGGTTCAAACGGGACGGATTTTGCCGAAGCCATGGAAGTCGAGCGCCTGGCCACAGCGATTCGCATGGCGGCGAAAGAGATGCGCTGGGTGAGTATTTCCGATATTTGA
- a CDS encoding crotonase/enoyl-CoA hydratase family protein produces MSDYSAFKVELADHIAHVQINRPEKINAMNAAFWQEIVEIFRWIEDTDDVRVVVLSGAGKHFSAGIDLTLLASVANELGKDVGRNARLLRRKILQMQESFSVVDRCSKPVLAAIQGYCIGGAIDLISACDMRYGADDALFSIREIDMGMAADVGTLQRLPRLIGDGMMREMAYTGRNVGAEEALRIGLVNRTFTDLPQLLDGVFGIARDIASKSPIAISGSKRMIGYMRDHSVDDGLEYVATWNAAMLQSADLKLAMVAHMSKQKPVFDN; encoded by the coding sequence GTGTCTGACTACAGTGCGTTCAAGGTCGAACTGGCCGACCACATTGCCCATGTGCAAATCAATCGCCCGGAAAAAATCAACGCGATGAACGCGGCGTTCTGGCAGGAGATCGTCGAGATATTTCGCTGGATCGAGGACACCGACGACGTCCGCGTGGTCGTGCTCAGTGGCGCCGGCAAGCACTTTTCAGCCGGCATTGACCTGACGCTGCTCGCGTCGGTAGCCAACGAGCTGGGCAAGGACGTGGGCCGCAACGCGCGCCTGCTGAGGCGCAAGATCCTGCAGATGCAGGAATCCTTCAGCGTTGTCGACCGCTGCAGCAAACCGGTGCTCGCGGCCATTCAAGGCTACTGCATCGGCGGCGCCATCGATCTGATCAGCGCCTGTGACATGCGCTATGGGGCGGACGATGCGCTGTTTTCCATTCGCGAGATCGACATGGGCATGGCGGCAGACGTTGGCACGTTGCAGCGGCTGCCGCGCTTGATCGGCGATGGCATGATGCGTGAAATGGCCTACACCGGGCGTAACGTTGGCGCCGAAGAAGCGCTGCGCATCGGCCTGGTCAACCGCACGTTCACCGACCTGCCGCAGCTGCTCGACGGCGTGTTCGGCATTGCCCGTGACATCGCAAGCAAATCACCCATCGCCATCAGTGGCAGCAAGCGCATGATCGGCTACATGCGCGATCACAGCGTGGACGACGGCCTCGAATACGTTGCCACCTGGAACGCTGCCATGTTGCAATCGGCCGACCTGAAGCTGGCGATGGTGGCTCACATGAGCAAACAAAAGCCGGTCTTCGACAATTGA
- a CDS encoding histidine phosphatase family protein, with protein MGSIYLIRHGQASFGADDYDVLSPTGFRQSEILGAHLAQLGLTFDRCISGALYRQRHTAETVIAQLNAAGLPTPELETDIAFNEFNAEGVIRALIPAMLDEEPEAFEIMRDAANNRAEFQRLFAAIIRRWLVGDHDAAALQSWQAFVEEVEAGLSGILDSAGPSDRIAVFTSGGTITALLHLITQMPATQAFELNWHIVNTSLNHLKFREREVSLASFNSYAHLQLMKAPELITYR; from the coding sequence GTGGGCAGCATCTATCTCATACGACATGGCCAGGCCTCGTTTGGTGCGGACGATTACGACGTCTTGTCGCCCACCGGTTTTCGCCAGTCGGAAATCCTCGGCGCACACCTCGCGCAGCTGGGCCTGACCTTCGACCGCTGCATCAGCGGCGCCCTGTACCGCCAGCGTCACACGGCTGAAACGGTGATTGCCCAGCTCAACGCCGCCGGCCTCCCCACCCCCGAACTTGAAACCGACATCGCCTTCAATGAATTCAACGCCGAAGGCGTGATCCGTGCGCTGATCCCCGCGATGCTGGATGAAGAACCCGAAGCCTTCGAGATCATGCGCGACGCCGCCAACAACCGCGCCGAGTTTCAGCGTTTGTTTGCCGCGATCATTCGCCGCTGGCTGGTGGGCGATCACGACGCCGCCGCGCTGCAGAGCTGGCAAGCGTTCGTCGAGGAGGTTGAAGCGGGCCTGAGCGGGATTCTCGACAGCGCCGGGCCAAGCGATCGCATCGCCGTGTTCACCTCCGGCGGCACCATCACTGCCCTGCTCCACCTGATTACGCAAATGCCGGCCACCCAGGCCTTCGAACTCAACTGGCACATCGTCAACACCTCGCTCAACCACCTGAAGTTCCGTGAGCGCGAGGTGTCCCTGGCTTCCTTCAACAGTTACGCGCACCTGCAACTGATGAAGGCGCCGGAGCTCATCACCTACCGCTGA
- a CDS encoding TSUP family transporter: protein MPFELTVEPTTLLVLAVVAFVAGFIDAIAGGGGLLTTPALLTAGLPPHLVLGTNKLSSTFGSATASYTFYRRKLFHPAQWKRALIGTAVGALIGAVVAHYLPAELLNQMLPVIVFGCGLYLLFGGTPKAPLDSNAPIKTKWQLPQGLGLGFYDGVAGPGTGAFWTVSTLLIYPVDLVKASGVARSMNFVSNAAALMIFAINGSVDWVIGLTMGVAVMAGAFMGARTAIKGGAKFIRPVFITVVLGLTVRLAWQHWFN, encoded by the coding sequence ATGCCTTTCGAACTCACCGTTGAACCCACCACCCTGCTGGTGTTGGCTGTCGTTGCCTTTGTCGCCGGTTTCATCGACGCCATCGCCGGTGGCGGCGGTCTGTTGACCACGCCTGCCCTGCTCACTGCCGGCCTGCCGCCGCATCTGGTGCTGGGCACCAACAAGCTCAGCTCGACCTTCGGCTCGGCCACCGCCAGCTACACCTTTTATCGCCGCAAGCTGTTTCACCCGGCGCAGTGGAAACGCGCGTTGATCGGTACGGCGGTGGGAGCGCTGATCGGCGCGGTCGTCGCACATTATTTGCCGGCCGAACTGCTGAATCAGATGCTCCCGGTGATCGTGTTCGGCTGCGGGCTGTACCTGCTGTTCGGCGGCACGCCCAAAGCACCGCTGGACAGCAACGCGCCGATCAAGACCAAATGGCAGCTGCCCCAAGGCCTGGGGCTGGGCTTTTACGACGGGGTGGCCGGACCCGGCACCGGGGCGTTCTGGACCGTCAGCACGCTGCTGATCTACCCGGTGGATCTGGTGAAAGCCAGCGGCGTGGCGCGCAGCATGAACTTCGTCAGCAACGCCGCTGCGCTGATGATCTTCGCCATCAACGGCTCGGTGGACTGGGTGATCGGATTGACGATGGGCGTGGCGGTGATGGCCGGCGCCTTCATGGGCGCCAGAACCGCGATCAAGGGCGGTGCCAAGTTCATCCGCCCTGTGTTCATCACCGTGGTGCTGGGGTTAACCGTCCGCCTGGCCTGGCAACACTGGTTCAACTGA
- a CDS encoding SCP2 sterol-binding domain-containing protein — MSSVENAVQAMKAKFNPAAAAGLDLVFGFRIDETKNFSLIVKDSTCELQEGENPDAQVTLVMDGETLEGIVSGETDGMQAFMGGKLRAEGDMMLAMKLSELFPS; from the coding sequence ATGAGCTCCGTAGAAAACGCCGTTCAAGCCATGAAAGCCAAGTTCAACCCAGCCGCCGCTGCAGGCCTGGACCTGGTGTTCGGGTTTCGCATCGACGAAACCAAGAACTTCTCCCTGATCGTCAAGGACAGCACCTGCGAATTGCAGGAAGGCGAAAACCCGGACGCCCAGGTCACGCTGGTGATGGACGGCGAAACCCTTGAAGGCATCGTCAGCGGCGAGACCGACGGCATGCAGGCGTTCATGGGCGGCAAACTGCGCGCTGAAGGCGACATGATGCTGGCGATGAAACTGAGCGAGCTGTTCCCTTCCTGA
- the sohB gene encoding protease SohB produces the protein MEFIFDYASFLAKTVTIVIAIIVVLVVIGSMRGRGRRGAGGQLHVTKLNDFYKGLRDRLEGSLLDKARLKALRKSQAKELKKDKKSTEVKSRVYVLDFDGDIKASATENMRNEITALLTLATPKDEVVLRLESGGGMVHSYGLASSQLARIRQAGIPLTICIDKVAASGGYMMACIGTRIISAPFAILGSIGVVAQLPNVNRLLKKHDIDFEVLTAGEYKRTLTVFGENTEKGREKFQEDLDITHELFKNFVASYRPQLQIDEVATGEIWLGIAAKDKQLVDELKTSDEYLSEKAKTAEVFHLHYAERKSLQQRVGIAASTSVDHLVTGWWGKLTQQRFW, from the coding sequence GTGGAGTTCATTTTCGATTACGCCAGCTTTCTGGCAAAGACCGTCACCATCGTGATCGCGATCATCGTGGTGCTGGTGGTCATCGGCTCGATGCGAGGTCGAGGGCGCCGCGGTGCAGGCGGACAGTTGCACGTCACCAAGCTCAATGACTTCTACAAAGGGCTGCGTGATCGCCTTGAAGGTTCGCTGCTGGACAAGGCTCGGCTCAAGGCGTTGCGCAAGTCCCAGGCCAAGGAATTGAAAAAGGACAAGAAGTCCACCGAGGTGAAGTCGCGTGTCTACGTGCTGGACTTCGACGGTGACATCAAGGCCTCGGCCACCGAGAACATGCGCAATGAGATCACCGCACTGTTGACCCTCGCCACCCCCAAGGATGAAGTAGTGCTGCGCCTCGAAAGCGGCGGTGGCATGGTGCACAGCTACGGTCTGGCGTCGTCGCAACTGGCGCGGATTCGTCAGGCGGGCATTCCGCTGACCATTTGCATCGACAAGGTCGCGGCCAGCGGCGGCTACATGATGGCGTGCATCGGCACCCGGATCATCAGTGCGCCGTTCGCGATTCTTGGGTCGATTGGCGTGGTCGCCCAGCTGCCTAACGTCAATCGCCTGCTGAAGAAGCACGACATCGATTTCGAAGTGCTGACCGCCGGCGAGTACAAGCGCACGTTGACGGTGTTCGGCGAAAACACCGAGAAGGGTCGCGAGAAATTCCAGGAGGACCTGGACATCACCCACGAGCTGTTCAAGAACTTCGTCGCCAGCTACCGCCCGCAGTTGCAGATCGACGAAGTCGCCACCGGCGAGATCTGGCTGGGCATCGCGGCCAAGGACAAGCAACTGGTGGATGAGCTGAAGACCAGCGATGAATACCTGTCGGAGAAAGCCAAAACCGCCGAGGTGTTCCATCTGCACTACGCCGAGCGCAAAAGCCTGCAGCAGCGTGTGGGCATCGCGGCGAGCACCTCGGTCGACCATTTGGTGACAGGCTGGTGGGGCAAGCTGACGCAACAGCGGTTCTGGTGA